The Actinomycetota bacterium genome contains a region encoding:
- a CDS encoding GuaB3 family IMP dehydrogenase-related protein, whose product MEVEIGLGKSGRRAYGFDDISIVPSRRTRDADDIDITWELGGYRFQLPLIASAMDAVVDVRMAITIGKLGGLAVLNLEGLQTRYEDPGPVYEEIASFSKEEATRGMQRLYQEPVKEELIARRIKEIKEGGVVAAASLTPQKVERYYRVALEAGLDILVIQGTVISAEHVSTRSEPLNLKKFIAELPIPTVVGGCASYSTALHLMRTGAVGVLVGVGPGAACTTRGVLGIGVPQATALADAAAARIRHLTETGKYVNVIADGGMRTGGDIAKAIACGADAVMLGSPIAAAKEAPGLGYHWGMATFHPELPRGTRVKTEQRWSIEEILVGPAHENDGTVNLFGALRTSMATCGYANIKEFQRAEVMVAPAIRTEGKALQFEQGVGMIK is encoded by the coding sequence ATGGAGGTCGAGATAGGTCTGGGAAAATCAGGAAGAAGAGCCTACGGGTTCGACGACATTTCCATCGTGCCCTCGAGGCGCACACGGGACGCCGACGATATCGACATCACCTGGGAGCTGGGCGGATACCGCTTCCAGCTCCCTTTGATCGCCTCGGCCATGGACGCGGTGGTGGATGTGCGGATGGCCATAACCATAGGAAAACTGGGCGGGCTGGCGGTGCTCAACCTCGAGGGGCTCCAGACCCGCTATGAGGATCCCGGGCCGGTTTACGAGGAGATAGCCTCCTTCAGCAAGGAAGAGGCCACCCGCGGCATGCAGAGACTCTACCAGGAGCCCGTCAAGGAGGAGCTCATCGCCCGGCGCATAAAGGAGATCAAGGAAGGGGGAGTGGTGGCCGCCGCTTCCCTCACCCCCCAGAAGGTGGAGCGGTATTACCGCGTCGCCCTGGAGGCGGGCCTGGACATCCTGGTCATCCAGGGCACGGTGATAAGCGCCGAACACGTCTCCACCCGCAGCGAGCCCTTGAACCTCAAGAAGTTCATCGCCGAACTGCCCATCCCCACCGTGGTGGGCGGTTGCGCTTCCTACTCCACCGCCCTGCACCTCATGCGCACGGGAGCGGTGGGGGTCTTGGTGGGAGTGGGGCCGGGTGCCGCCTGCACCACCCGGGGGGTGCTGGGCATAGGGGTGCCCCAGGCGACAGCCCTGGCGGACGCGGCCGCGGCCCGCATCCGTCACCTCACGGAAACGGGCAAGTACGTCAATGTCATCGCCGACGGCGGCATGCGCACGGGAGGGGATATCGCCAAGGCCATCGCCTGCGGCGCGGACGCGGTGATGCTGGGCTCGCCCATAGCCGCGGCCAAGGAGGCGCCGGGCCTGGGTTACCACTGGGGCATGGCCACCTTCCACCCCGAGCTGCCGCGCGGCACCAGGGTGAAGACGGAGCAGCGCTGGAGCATCGAGGAGATCCTGGTGGGGCCTGCGCACGAGAACGACGGCACCGTGAACCTCTTCGGGGCCCTGCGCACCTCCATGGCCACCTGCGGGTACGCGAACATCAAGGAGTTCCAGCGCGCCGAGGTCATGGTCGCCCCGGCCATCCGCACCGAGGGCAAGGCCCTGCAGTTCGAGCAGGGTGTGGGCATGATCAAATGA